The region GAGAACTATCGCCTTGATTATCCAAAAGATCAGCACGCAAATTCTTCATGGCAATATCAAGAGTTTGCTCACAAAGTTGGATCACTTCTTCATACATCCGCAACTGTATCAATTAATAACATAATTATGATGACTACCATGCACATCTGAAATTGGGTTGTTACACCAAATCAGATATTTACTTATTAAATAGACCTTAATTGGTACGTACACTGTACATAGCCTCTCCTTTCATCTGAAGCAACCTCTCAGAATAACGGCATGTAGACAAGGCCTCCTCAATGCTCCCAAGAGCCTTGCCTGCCGCATCATCAGTTCCTTCTTGCAAGAGTATGGCAGATTGATGCATACATTCGGCTACTTTCTATTAAACAAAAAACTGACAATCAGATTCTGACTTACAGGAAAAGAATATTCAAGAAAATTCAGGACAATCGAATTGCACTGAGCAACTGCAGTCAGACATACAAACAAAGCTAATGTATAAATTTCAGTTTCTATAATAAGAAAAGAAGCAAGATACAAAGCTATAAAAGGTACCTATATCAACCTCTGAAGGCATTTCTAACATATACATCAAGGCTATCAAAGAATGAATATGGTTTAATTGATACAACAGCAAACCGGAAAACAAACTAAATTCTTAAAACATTGGACATGATATATTACAAACAGGAATAATGATTATAAGCATATACGAAGATATTATGATTAGTAGCAAAAGATGATTATAGCATCTCACCTCTGCCTTTTGCAGGCTACTAGCAGCTTCAATTGTAAATCTCCTATCCAAGCAAATGCTGTTCTCAGCTCCTAAGCATTTTCTGTAACACTGGATGGCATCTTCAACTTCTCCCAATACCAAATAGCAACTGCAAAATTATAAACATGCAGACATCTCAGAAACTATCAGTTTTCTACGAATAAGATGATAGAACTCTGGATCTATTTCAGCACAATTGTAAATGTACGGAAACATATAAACAGAATTCAAGGAAAGAACTTACTTTCCAGCCCTTAATATAACTTTCATAAAGTCTGGGTCTAGCTCAGATGCTTTTGTACAATCTGCTATGGCTTCCCTCATCCTTGAAAGTGACATTCGTGTGGCTGCACGGTTGCTATAGCAGAGTAAAAGTGGTTTCAATGGGTATCCTGTGGTATCAACACGTGAAACAGAATCGATGCCCATGGAGTAAAGTTCCTCTGCTTTGGAAAGTTTCCCAGCATGATAAGCTTCGTTCCCCCTGGACAGGATCATATTGTTCAACCACTCAAAATAAAAGCTCATGCATAAGCGTAAAAATCATAAAACAGAGCTAAAATCAAACAGGCAACAAAGAATACCTTATTCGCCAATGCTCACATAGTTCATTAGAAGTCCCACTGGATTCCAGCTtaacattttcttttcttgaatTGTTTCCTTGGACAGTGGGATTTAAACCAACTCTCAATCTATATTTTTTCTTGTATTTGTGTTTTATTGCTGACAGGCCATCTTCTGCAGGTAATGAATGAGAGCAAACTGAATTGCTCTTACCATCTTCAGGATTTTCCCAGTCATCTGAAATATTTTTCTGGTTTGCAGCAGAATCAACTTTTAATCCCGATGCAGTATCTGCCTCTGGTGCATTGCTGGCACTTGTATCTTGATACGGTGAAAAATCCATGGGTGAACCACAACCAGGAGATGTATGATTTTGCTGGGAACTGCCTTCCTTAAACATCTGACTCTGTGGAAACAACTGCTGGACAAAGGTTCTTTGTCCCAGctttccatttctcttctttGATGTTTTTCCTTTGACTGATCTAAATTTTGTGTTACCTAACTTATCTACACCTGGGAACAAATTGTTGCTCGAAAATGCAAATTTCATATCTGGTGTGATGCAATCTGCATCTGAGCCTAATCCAGCCAGTTTGTCTCTAATGTTTTCATTCTTATCTTTATCAATAGATGGCACCTCTTGGAAACCACTGTTCAGATTGAAGCCCATTCCAACGGAAGTTGAATAAGTCCTAGTCGACTTAGAGTTACTCTGGGAGAAGCGACTCAAATCTGGAGTGTTCCGGTTCATACTAGGACAATTCTCATTTACAAAACCAGAGTCCTGCTGGTTGCCtccaaacacaaataaattatcAGCCCCTGATGCAGAATTACAACTAAAACTTCCAGACCTAGTAGTATCCACTTTAGGATCACCAATGTTCAGTTTCTTCATCTCATTCGATATGCCATATGTAGGACCTTGCTCGAAAGAACCACCTGAATTACCACTAGTTTGAAACTTAATATTACTTTCTTCAGCCTTTCCCATATTCAACTCATTCATCTCACTAACAGGCTTAGTAGTTCCACCAGAATTAATGCCTTGTTTTCCTTTCAGTCCCCCAAAAACGAAAACACCATTCACGTGAGACTGAGATCCAATCTCTGCATTTTCTTTCCCACTCTTTCGAAAATTAGGCACATCCACTTTTCCACCAGAGGATTTATTTCCCAATCCTATGTTGAACTTGAAGTCAGTGTTTTCTGTAAACACAAAATTTTCACGATCGTTGCTACTGCCATCACTCACATTGAATGGAAACTTCAAGACAGGGTCGCTAACCTTTTCAGAAGCCCCAGAACTATCCAATTTAACTTTACCCCTTATGTCATGGATCGTGCTTCCTACAAATTTATCAGTTCTACCAGCACCAATTTCAAATTTGACAGCATTAAACTTCACAAACTCATCAGCACTCGAACTCAACCTGGACTTATGCGAACCCTGTTGCTCTAACTTGACTTGTGAAGCTGAGTCACTCGCCTCCTTCATATTGAAACTCGAATCACGACTACACGCACTGTCACCAACACCAAAGACAAACTGCCCACACAAATCCGGATTTGATACAGGGGCTTCCTTACAAGCTCCAAAAACAAAACTCCCAGATTCCTTTTGCCCAAAATTTGAGCTACCTATATCAAAACCAGATGAAATATCGCTCTTTCTTGACTGCCGATTGCTTGGCATGGTATCCTTGGTGGCATCAACCAAGGGCGTAAATTTCCCTGATCCAAATCCAAACAAAGAATTATTCAGGTCTACATCAAAACCAAATCCGTTCCCAAATCTACCCACGTTTTCATTCAAACCACGACTCTTCTCCTCACCTCCATTCGATCCCGAACTCCCATTATTAATCCCGAAAGCACCTCCCAATTTCCCCTCAAAATCTTtctccccaccactaccactaaaCCCATTCAATCCCAAATCAGTTTTAACACCATCTGGCATTTTCCGCCTCCTCATCTTCATTAATCTCGGCCTGGATCGGCCCGAAATGCGTGGTTTATCGGCACCGGTTTTCGAGTAATCAAATCGAGCAGCATCAGTCGAAGCAGAAGAGAAATTAAAGTTCCCCCCAGATTCTGAGCTCTGAGCTGAATCAGGTTTAGCGAATCCGAAAGCGGTCTGCGGCGCGATCACCGGTGGCGACATTTTGAAACTCGGACTTCGGCGGGACGGTGGATTTCGGTATAATTAGGTTTCAGAGCTGAGATGTTATTCTATTAATTATGCCGTCATCAGCACAGGAAACATACGAATGAttccagaaaaaaaaacatttgctTGAAATGGAAGGGAAGACGGCGAAGTGTTGATTTGGATTTCTACACTTTGCCCCTTTTCTCTTTTGCAACCTTTTTTTGGGTTTAGGTTTTGGGGGTTTATACTTATATTTGAATTGATTGATTTGAACGTTGCTATCGCCTACTCCTTGAGGCGTGTTTGGCTTCGAAACAACAACATTTCATTCAATCTCCACAACGGAAAAATAAATACATCACcgtaatataatattaatatttaatgaggagagaggagattatttttaaaattaaaaagtggctATTTTGattggaaaaaaaaaggaaaagagattatttttaaaattaaaaagtggttaTCTTCGTtaggaaaaaaaatggaaaaatagtcGTGAGACAAATGAGAGtaaatcatttttatattacctctgatggggtacgtactaaacaagcccaaaagCAGTGACAGCTCAGctagcccaaggaagagtatgagttcggcattaccaaagagttcggcctcagcctacagctcggtaaaagccaaccaatcaagctctgctctcaggtcggcatcaagctctactctcagatcggcaaccaaagcaggagtatgagttcggcattaccaaagagttcggcctcagcctacagctcggtaaaagccaaccaatcaagctctgctctcaggtcggcatcaagctctactctcagatcggcaaccaaagcaggagtatgagttcggcattaccaaagagttcggcctcagcctacagctcggtaaaagccaaccaatcaagctctgctctcaggtcggcatcaagctctactctcagatcggcaaccaaagcagttcggtctcagtattcgaccgaacaaggagttagtggacccatacaggatgtccaacacacccactaccacgtggtgtcaactcaggccacgatcgtaggccatgacctacgctacatccacgatcttaggccatgacctacacgacatccacgacttagggtggtgatgcaagccacgatcttagttcaagatataaatagaacttagatcagatagaagaggttaagctctctagagataaaacaccatatagcaagtttgtatttgtaagctgtagaaaacagatcaagcaatacaactctgccctcttttcttcccgtggacgtagatttacttcagtaaatcgaaccacgtaaattctttgtgtcgtgatctgtattttcctgcattcactaacatcagaaattcgtgacatcatcactggcgccgtctgtgggaaactcagaaccaaatttgtgataaagcgagtttttgatcctcctccaccaaaaaaatgcattccagatcacgtaacacccataattcTGTCCGTGACAACCGTGAGGAAGTAAGTctagctcgcaggtctgaaaaacggcctcgggagacgtctacttccagttctcacgaaggagcaagccactccaggagtcatcgcacagaatcttcccagcagcccgatttaaatgaggttgtcaagctgtttttggccgagaagcaggaggagttcttagccttcctgcaaaaaagccagcagccggagaagaaaacgggggattctccctcctccttcagacatgaaagtcactaccgcagtagtgacgtgtcctCCAGGAGAGAGAATCCTCACCCCCGACATGttcttcctcgccgaactccttttgaaagaattcagaGGGCACCGGTACGAAgtagattgggaccacgtctcaatcctgagacgccacccgctcagttcgtaccattgaacaagtcaagagcggaaattttcgaactacattccgaaatgttcgaaaaaccaaaacgaatgacgaaatcggccacacGCCGAAGTCTTGATgcatattgctccttccatcaaacccacggtcacgataccgaggagtgccgaaatttggctgcaggtattgatgttcttgtgaaaacaggaacgctaaaaaaataccaaagcaagcagccgaaaaacaaaaaacaaaaagcagAGGGGTACGAGCTGCTTTCCTcagaatccgaaaaggcaacaggatcccgaagacgatgacgagcaacaatatgatggagtaatcctgaccaTTGATGCtttccctgccgggaagactaaatcgtccctgaagccgtaattccggttgagatcggcatacccagtttccgaactctaaacttcttctcagcagaactgaaggaggacggactgagagccgagctagatcttgccgaagaaagaagagaactggcctgcataaaagcagccaagtacaaggagcaagtagcccggtattacaaccaaagggtgaagaagctgcaacttcaagtgggagatctcatcttgagaaacaacgaagtcggccgagcagaaaagctgggcaaactctaacccaccatcaaaaatttccatatcgggtgtcagaagtcctcggcaaagggtcttataaattgactctcaAGTCAGGAGAATAAACGCCCCGagcatggcatatttccaacctcaaaaagttccatttgtaagagacagttcagtcagtcttatgtgttttctttgttttttacttgttcttgtctctacgtgcgttgtgtctgtctatgtgagtgtcgtctcttacaaatataactgaggtatcttgttcttcaaaggctaatcccctttttagaacatacaagccaaagattgtgtgtcaaagcttctaaagaggatacaagaccacaattcagcttaaacaagcagttcgtccgaaacgagctgcaacaagccaacgattgtgcgtcaaagcttct is a window of Salvia splendens isolate huo1 chromosome 3, SspV2, whole genome shotgun sequence DNA encoding:
- the LOC121795176 gene encoding uncharacterized protein LOC121795176 isoform X1, with amino-acid sequence MSPPVIAPQTAFGFAKPDSAQSSESGGNFNFSSASTDAARFDYSKTGADKPRISGRSRPRLMKMRRRKMPDGVKTDLGLNGFSGSGGEKDFEGKLGGAFGINNGSSGSNGGEEKSRGLNENVGRFGNGFGFDVDLNNSLFGFGSGKFTPLVDATKDTMPSNRQSRKSDISSGFDIGSSNFGQKESGSFVFGACKEAPVSNPDLCGQFVFGVGDSACSRDSSFNMKEASDSASQVKLEQQGSHKSRLSSSADEFVKFNAVKFEIGAGRTDKFVGSTIHDIRGKVKLDSSGASEKVSDPVLKFPFNVSDGSSNDRENFVFTENTDFKFNIGLGNKSSGGKVDVPNFRKSGKENAEIGSQSHVNGVFVFGGLKGKQGINSGGTTKPVSEMNELNMGKAEESNIKFQTSGNSGGSFEQGPTYGISNEMKKLNIGDPKVDTTRSGSFSCNSASGADNLFVFGGNQQDSGFVNENCPSMNRNTPDLSRFSQSNSKSTRTYSTSVGMGFNLNSGFQEVPSIDKDKNENIRDKLAGLGSDADCITPDMKFAFSSNNLFPGVDKLGNTKFRSVKGKTSKKRNGKLGQRTFVQQLFPQSQMFKEGSSQQNHTSPGCGSPMDFSPYQDTSASNAPEADTASGLKVDSAANQKNISDDWENPEDGKSNSVCSHSLPAEDGLSAIKHKYKKKYRLRVGLNPTVQGNNSRKENVKLESSGTSNELCEHWRIRGNEAYHAGKLSKAEELYSMGIDSVSRVDTTGYPLKPLLLCYSNRAATRMSLSRMREAIADCTKASELDPDFMKVILRAGNCYLVLGEVEDAIQCYRKCLGAENSICLDRRFTIEAASSLQKAEKVAECMHQSAILLQEGTDDAAGKALGSIEEALSTCRYSERLLQMKGEAMYSLRMYEEVIQLCEQTLDIAMKNLRADLLDNQGDSSHVKLWRWRLQSKSHYSQGRLDVALELIEKQKKVPISSMCGDLSGKSSSALATNIRELLSLKKSGNEAFNSGRYTEAIDNYTIAISKSFESRAFMAVCFCNRAAAYQSLSQIVDAISDCSVAIALDEDYAKAISRRATLHEMIRDYKQALNDSQRLVLLLETQSKSKTQSRSSGSSGVRDLRKARRRLATVEEKAKKDLPLDFYLILGINASDAESEIKKAYRKAALRHHPDKAGQVFARNDAGDDGKLWKECGEKIHNDADRLFKIIGEAYAVLSDSSKRSKYDIDEEIRNNYRDSNRNGSYDEEIRNNRDSNRNGSCGHPSTSYSSPNYNRSWSGRSGTYSTSYGGGRSSSSSSSRRNWYE
- the LOC121795176 gene encoding uncharacterized protein LOC121795176 isoform X2, with the translated sequence MSPPVIAPQTAFGFAKPDSAQSSESGGNFNFSSASTDAARFDYSKTGADKPRISGRSRPRLMKMRRRKMPDGVKTDLGLNGFSGSGGEKDFEGKLGGAFGINNGSSGSNGGEEKSRGLNENVGRFGNGFGFDVDLNNSLFGFGSGKFTPLVDATKDTMPSNRQSRKSDISSGFDIGSSNFGQKESGSFVFGACKEAPVSNPDLCGQFVFGVGDSACSRDSSFNMKEASDSASQVKLEQQGSHKSRLSSSADEFVKFNAVKFEIGAGRTDKFVGSTIHDIRGKVKLDSSGASEKVSDPVLKFPFNVSDGSSNDRENFVFTENTDFKFNIGLGNKSSGGKVDVPNFRKSGKENAEIGSQSHVNGVFVFGGLKGKQGINSGGTTKPVSEMNELNMGKAEESNIKFQTSGNSGGSFEQGPTYGISNEMKKLNIGDPKVDTTRSGSFSCNSASGADNLFVFGGNQQDSGFVNENCPSMNRNTPDLSRFSQSNSKSTRTYSTSVGMGFNLNSGFQEVPSIDKDKNENIRDKLAGLGSDADCITPDMKFAFSSNNLFPGVDKLGNTKFRSVKGKTSKKRNGKLGQRTFVQQLFPQSQMFKEGSSQQNHTSPGCGSPMDFSPYQDTSASNAPEADTASGLKVDSAANQKNISDDWENPEDGKSNSVCSHSLPAEDGLSAIKHKYKKKYRLRVGLNPTVQGNNSRKENVKLESSGTSNELCEHWRIRGNEAYHAGKLSKAEELYSMGIDSVSRVDTTGYPLKPLLLCYSNRAATRMSLSRMREAIADCTKASELDPDFMKVILRAGNCYLVLGEVEDAIQCYRKCLGAENSICLDRRFTIEAASSLQKAEKVAECMHQSAILLQEGTDDAAGKALGSIEEALSTCRYSERLLQMKGEAMYSLRMYEEVIQLCEQTLDIAMKNLRADLLDNQGDSSHVKLWRWRLQSKSHYSQGRLDVALELIEKQKKVPISSMCGDLSGKSSSALATNIRELLSLKKSGNEAFNSGRYTEAIDNYTIAISKSFESRAFMAVCFCNRAAAYQSLSQIVDAISDCSVAIALDEDYAKAISRRATLHEMIRDYKQALNDSQRLVLLLETQSKSKTQSRSSGSSGVRDLRKARRRLATVEEKAKKDLPLDFYLILGINASDAESEIKKAYRKAALRHHPDKVFARNDAGDDGKLWKECGEKIHNDADRLFKIIGEAYAVLSDSSKRSKYDIDEEIRNNYRDSNRNGSYDEEIRNNRDSNRNGSCGHPSTSYSSPNYNRSWSGRSGTYSTSYGGGRSSSSSSSRRNWYE